One Kwoniella pini CBS 10737 chromosome 11, complete sequence DNA segment encodes these proteins:
- a CDS encoding 4-aminobutyrate aminotransferase → MFARSIRSSKSRLPRRAIAARYFSSLDLIPDEFSSPSVKTEKVPGPKGLAASAEIGSFQDPRTHVIVPNYEESKGNYLVDADGNVLLDVFAQISSIGLGYNVPALLELAKTDEFAKAAMNRPALGSFPPVQWAEWLKTGLLTVQPKGLDQLITTLCGSSANETAFKCSFMAYRQRERGGPDVPFTKEEMDSCMDNQTPGAPQLSVLSFKSGFHGRLFGSLSATRSKAIHKVDIPAFDWPAAPFPELKYPLSEHAKENDAEEKRCLEEYEKILTESKTTRPVAAVIIEPILSEGGDRHASNNYFRQLRLIAKKHGAFFIVDEVQTGVGATGTFWAHEKWGLKEGEEPDFVTFSKKMQAAGVFHKKETRPNAPYRNYNTWMGDPIRALQAREMIRLIKQHNLVQHTASTGSLLADSFKSVFGSSVASGKVMNFRGEGDGTYLAWDMATPQLRDTFVGKMRVNGVQIGGCGEQTVRLRPMLTFGEKHAEILVGTTEKVLKDL, encoded by the exons ATGTTCGCTCGATCCATTCGCTCCTCGAAATCTCGTCTTCCTCGTCGAGCTATTGCGGCTAGATATTTCTCCTCCTTGGATCTTATACCTGATGAATTCAGCAGTCCATCAGTAAAGACTGAAAAAGTTCCTGGACCAAAAGGTCTTGCTGCT AGTGCGGAAATCGGTTCATTCCAAGATCCAAGAACACATGTCATCGTACCGAATTACGAAGAATCGAAAG GAAATTACCTAGTTGATGCAGATGGAAATGTCCTTCTCGATGTTTTCGCTCAAATCTCCTCAATTGGATTGGGTTATAACGTACCTGCCCTCCTTGAGCTCGCCAAGACA GATGAATTCGCAAAAGCAGCAATGAACAGACCTGCATTAGGTTCTTTCCCTCCTGTACAGTGGGCTGAGTGGCTAAAGACTGGTCTTTTGACTGTGCAACCTAAGGGATTGGACCAATTGATCACTACTCTTTGTGGTTCAAGTGCGAATG AAACCGCTTTTAAATGTTCGTTTATGGCTTATAGGCagagagaaagaggtgGACCAGATGTGCCTTTCACAAAGGAAGAAATGG ACTCTTGTATGGACAACCAAACACCGGGTGCTCCTCAACTTTCCGTCCTTTCCTTCAAATCGGGTTTCCACGGTAGATTATTCGGTAGTTTGAGTGCCACTAGAAGTAAGGCTATACACAAG GTTGATATTCCTGCGTTCGACTGGCCAGCTGCCCCCTTCCCAGAACTCAAATACCCCTTGAGCGAACACGCCAAGGAGAATGACGCTGAAGAAAAGAGGTGTTTGGAGGAATATGAGAAGATTTTGACCGAAAG CAAAACAACTCGACCTGTAGCTGCTGTAATTATTGAACCGATCCTTTCAGAAGGTGGGGATAGACACGCGTCAAATAATTACTTCCGACAACTTCGATTAATAGCTAAAAAACACGGGGCATTCTTCATTGTTGACGAAGTACAAACCGGTGTTGGAGCTACCGGAACGTTTTGGGCACATGAGAAATGGGGTTTAAaggaaggagaagaacCTGATTTCGTCACTTTCAGTAAAAAGATGCAAGCTGCTGGTGTATTCCATAAGAAAGAAACTAGACCTAATGCTCCTTATCGAAATTATAATACTTGGATG GGAGATCCAATCAGGGCATTACAAGCTAGAGAAATGATTCGTTTGATCAAACAACATAATCTTGTACAACATACAGCTTCTACAGGATCATTATTGGCTGATTCATTCAAATCGGTCTTTGGTTCTTCAGTTGCAAGTGGTAAAGTCATGAATTTCCGAGGAGAAGGCGATGGAACATATTTAGCATGGGATATGGCTACTCCTCAACTTAGAGATACATTTGTAGGAAAAATGAGGGTAAATGGTGTGCAAATTGGTGGATGTGGTGAACAAACTGTCAGATTACGACCTATGTTGACTTTTGGAGAGAAACATGCAGAGATCTTGGTTGGAACTACCGAAAAGGTTTTGAAGGATTTATAA
- a CDS encoding 40S ribosomal protein eS25, which yields MPPQVKSKAQKAAAAMAGSKAGKKKKWSKGKVKDKANNAVVLDKAVYDRIIKEVPTYKLISQSVLIDRMKINGSLARRAIAFLEKEGHIKRVVHHHAQLIYTRATAAKE from the exons ATGCCTCCTCAAGTAAAGTCAAAGGCCCAAAAGGCCGCTGCCGCCATGGCCGGTTCCAAAGCCGG taaaaagaagaagtggtCCAAGGGTAAGGTGAAGGACAAGGCCAACAACGCTGTCGTTTTAGACAAAGCCGTTTA CGACCGAATCATTAAAGAAGTCCCAACCTACAAACTCATCTCCCAATCCGTTCTTATTGACCGAATGAAGATCAACGGTTCTCTTGCCCGACGAGCCATTGCTTTCCTCGAAAAAGAAGGTCACATCAAAAGAGTTGTTCACCACCACGCTCAATTGATCTACACCAGAGCTACTGCCGCCAAAGAGTAA